From Opitutaceae bacterium, the proteins below share one genomic window:
- a CDS encoding sigma-54 dependent transcriptional regulator produces the protein MPLEIKTALILVIDDDSEIRYSLDRVLTSRGFTVVTAASGEEGLESVKHDPPTIAFLDIRMGGMSGIETLQHLRTIAPKLPVILMTAYGTAQTAIEAMKYGAFDYIMKPFDPERVIALAESAIRAVEDMHSARDYESRVNSDDYKEGLVGNSPAMQEVFKVIGQVAASDVTVLISGESGTGKELIARCVWQHSHRNRSEFVAVNCAAIPDNLIESELFGHEKGSFTGATNQRIGKFEQCDRGTIFLDEIGDMALATQTKILRVLQEGEIQRVGGTQTIKVDVRIIAATNKNLEEMVEAKTFREDLYYRLNVVRVRVPALRERTEDIPAIVDYMLQMLEKSRKTKVRKVSPEALGILCGHRWPGNVRELENVIYRSAVIAQGDAILIKDLPEEVVLSASQAQARNPAPRPVPVESGAPAEAATEAAPVPATPTEEAPESLSDTMDLASLMDAVFSRLKDDGADGLLQKVERELITRVFADSGQNQAKAAKVLGITRTTLKKRLREYGLVK, from the coding sequence ATGCCTTTAGAAATCAAGACTGCTTTGATTCTCGTCATCGACGATGATTCGGAGATCCGCTATTCCCTAGATCGTGTCCTGACTTCACGGGGGTTCACCGTCGTCACTGCGGCCAGCGGCGAAGAGGGACTTGAGAGCGTCAAACATGATCCCCCGACCATTGCCTTTCTGGATATCCGGATGGGCGGGATGAGTGGGATCGAGACCCTCCAGCACCTCCGGACGATCGCCCCGAAACTTCCGGTCATCCTGATGACGGCCTATGGCACGGCGCAGACGGCGATCGAAGCGATGAAGTATGGGGCGTTCGACTATATCATGAAGCCCTTTGACCCGGAGCGGGTCATCGCCCTGGCCGAGAGCGCCATCCGGGCGGTCGAGGACATGCACAGTGCCCGGGACTACGAAAGCCGGGTCAACAGCGACGACTACAAGGAAGGACTGGTCGGAAACTCGCCTGCGATGCAGGAAGTCTTCAAGGTCATCGGTCAGGTGGCGGCAAGCGACGTCACTGTCCTGATTTCGGGCGAAAGCGGGACGGGCAAGGAGCTGATTGCCCGCTGCGTCTGGCAGCACAGTCACCGCAACCGATCCGAGTTTGTGGCGGTCAACTGTGCGGCCATTCCGGACAACCTGATCGAGAGCGAGCTCTTCGGACATGAAAAGGGCTCCTTCACCGGGGCGACCAACCAGCGGATCGGCAAGTTCGAGCAATGCGACCGGGGCACCATCTTCCTGGATGAGATCGGCGACATGGCCCTTGCCACCCAGACGAAGATCCTGAGGGTCCTCCAGGAAGGCGAGATTCAGCGGGTCGGAGGCACCCAGACGATCAAGGTGGATGTGCGCATCATCGCGGCGACGAACAAGAACCTGGAAGAGATGGTCGAAGCCAAGACCTTCCGGGAAGACCTTTACTACCGTCTCAACGTCGTCCGGGTGCGGGTTCCGGCCCTGAGGGAGCGGACCGAGGACATCCCGGCCATCGTCGACTACATGCTCCAGATGCTGGAAAAGAGTCGAAAGACCAAGGTGCGGAAGGTCTCGCCGGAGGCCCTGGGTATTCTTTGCGGTCACCGTTGGCCGGGAAATGTCCGCGAGCTGGAGAATGTCATTTATCGCAGTGCGGTCATTGCCCAGGGCGATGCCATCCTGATCAAGGATCTGCCGGAAGAAGTGGTCCTGTCCGCATCGCAGGCCCAGGCCAGGAATCCGGCGCCCAGACCGGTGCCGGTCGAGTCGGGGGCGCCCGCGGAAGCCGCCACGGAAGCGGCCCCTGTGCCGGCAACCCCAACCGAGGAAGCTCCCGAATCCCTTTCCGATACGATGGACCTGGCCTCCCTGATGGATGCGGTCTTTAGTCGGTTGAAAGATGATGGTGCGGATGGCCTGCTTCAGAAAGTGGAAAGGGAATTGATTACGCGGGTCTTTGCGGACAGCGGCCAGAACCAGGCCAAAGCGGCCAAGGTTTTGGGAATCACCCGGACAACTCTGAAAAAACGCCTGCGGGAATACGGATTGGTGAAATAG
- a CDS encoding efflux transporter outer membrane subunit, with protein sequence MTSTYHLQIPARWILGRLLRLGATAVILTAGGCLSVGPDFEAPVVAMPDAWQQEVSKGLEPGPTNIDRWWERFNDPILTGLIEQARQNNPDLRSAALRLEEALALRGVAASAYYGSVAADASALASRASESTTPLPPGTDPEYDYYTIGANAVWEADVWGRVRRSVESASASLDASLEDYRDILVLIQSRVAGSYVGLRTTQKQILLTENNVRSQRSTYQLTIDRFNSGLAADLDVRRAELNLAITEATLPALYSRQEELLNSLSVLVGEMPGGIRQQVGSSATIPMAEAPVFTGIPADLLRQRPDIRRAERRVAAQNAQIGVATSEWYPRFLLVGDLRLESFDYDNLFDGASQAYGFGPQIRWNIFSGGRIRNQVRAEEARTRLALVAYERTVLQAVGETETAMAAYVQEKERHAILKRAVEAAAVSVDQTQTLYKSGLTDFQNVLNMERDLFQQQNAQASSEGEIALRMIDIFRAVGGGWQDAPQPTIQP encoded by the coding sequence GTGACCTCGACTTACCATCTGCAAATCCCGGCCCGGTGGATCCTTGGCCGATTATTGCGCCTCGGTGCGACTGCGGTGATCCTGACGGCCGGGGGATGCCTTTCGGTGGGTCCGGATTTTGAGGCACCCGTGGTGGCCATGCCGGATGCCTGGCAGCAGGAAGTCTCAAAGGGACTTGAGCCAGGACCCACCAATATCGACCGCTGGTGGGAGCGGTTCAACGACCCGATCCTCACCGGTCTGATCGAACAGGCCCGACAGAACAATCCGGATCTGAGGTCGGCTGCCCTGCGGCTTGAGGAAGCGTTGGCCCTGCGGGGAGTGGCGGCGTCGGCCTATTATGGGAGCGTTGCCGCCGACGCCTCGGCACTGGCGTCGCGGGCAAGTGAGTCGACGACTCCATTGCCGCCCGGGACGGACCCCGAGTACGACTATTACACGATCGGCGCCAATGCCGTCTGGGAAGCGGACGTCTGGGGTCGGGTTCGTCGCAGCGTGGAATCCGCTTCGGCATCTCTCGACGCGTCTCTTGAGGACTATCGTGACATTCTCGTACTGATCCAGTCGCGGGTGGCGGGTTCCTACGTGGGGCTGCGCACCACGCAGAAGCAGATCCTTCTGACAGAAAACAACGTCCGTTCGCAGCGTTCGACCTATCAATTGACCATCGATCGCTTCAACTCGGGTCTGGCGGCCGACCTGGATGTACGACGGGCCGAGTTGAATCTTGCCATCACTGAGGCCACCCTTCCGGCGCTCTATTCCAGACAGGAAGAATTGCTCAATTCGCTTTCCGTGCTGGTCGGAGAGATGCCCGGCGGAATCCGGCAGCAGGTCGGTTCGTCAGCGACAATCCCAATGGCTGAAGCACCGGTCTTCACGGGGATTCCGGCCGATCTCCTGCGGCAGAGGCCGGATATCCGAAGAGCCGAGCGGCGGGTGGCCGCCCAGAATGCGCAGATCGGCGTGGCCACTTCGGAATGGTATCCCCGGTTTCTCCTGGTCGGTGACCTTCGCCTTGAGTCGTTCGATTATGACAATCTGTTCGACGGGGCCAGTCAGGCCTACGGTTTCGGCCCCCAGATCCGGTGGAACATCTTCAGTGGAGGGCGCATTCGGAATCAGGTCCGGGCGGAGGAGGCCCGCACCCGGCTTGCACTGGTCGCCTATGAGCGGACCGTCCTGCAGGCGGTGGGAGAGACCGAGACCGCCATGGCCGCTTATGTCCAGGAAAAGGAGCGCCATGCGATCCTGAAACGGGCGGTCGAAGCGGCCGCGGTTTCGGTCGACCAGACCCAGACCCTCTACAAATCGGGTCTCACCGATTTCCAGAACGTCCTCAACATGGAGCGGGATCTGTTTCAGCAACAGAATGCCCAGGCTTCCAGCGAAGGTGAGATAGCCCTCCGCATGATCGACATCTTCCGCGCCGTGGGCGGCGGTTGGCAGGATGCGCCTCAGCCCACCATTCAGCCGTGA
- a CDS encoding efflux RND transporter periplasmic adaptor subunit, which yields MKSIATRPLILTTCLLGLAGCSPKNTFVQPPPPEVTVALPDQRDVTVYSEVPGRAEARDTIEIRARVSGYLRSVDFVDGQIVREGDRLFLIEPEPYEAAVKAGEANLSSAIAARDIAQTNYDRRVQAFETKAVSEIDVLTAKANLDSAEAAMLGAEADLTRARINLSYTENFAPATGRIGRRLVSEGNLVGGGQATLLATLVVQDPIYVYFNLSERVLVPALEKLALIDRTDLRNAPPVDLELADGSRYGESGRIDYVDNRADAATGTVAIRAVFPNPHGALLPGLYGKVLIPETVEDALLVPDLSIQRDIGGSYVLVVDHQGTVEARYVELGPKVGYDRVIKSGLNGDERVVVNGLQRARPGITVSATTRAPDRVEN from the coding sequence GTGAAAAGCATCGCAACCCGACCACTGATCCTCACCACCTGCCTCCTGGGGCTGGCAGGCTGCAGCCCCAAAAACACCTTCGTGCAACCGCCGCCACCCGAAGTCACGGTCGCTCTGCCGGACCAACGTGACGTCACCGTCTATTCCGAGGTTCCGGGTCGGGCTGAAGCCAGGGACACGATCGAGATCCGGGCCCGCGTTTCCGGCTACCTGCGTTCGGTTGATTTCGTGGACGGACAGATTGTCAGGGAGGGTGACCGGTTGTTCCTCATCGAACCGGAACCCTATGAGGCGGCGGTGAAAGCAGGCGAGGCGAATCTCTCTTCGGCCATAGCGGCCCGGGATATTGCCCAGACCAATTACGATCGCCGGGTCCAGGCGTTTGAAACCAAGGCGGTTTCCGAGATCGATGTCCTCACGGCCAAGGCAAACCTGGATTCGGCCGAGGCCGCCATGCTGGGCGCAGAAGCCGACCTCACGCGGGCCCGTATCAATCTTTCCTATACCGAGAACTTTGCCCCGGCCACGGGGCGCATCGGCCGCAGGCTGGTCAGCGAGGGCAATCTGGTCGGCGGAGGCCAAGCCACCCTTCTGGCCACGCTCGTGGTGCAGGATCCCATCTACGTCTATTTCAATTTGAGTGAGCGGGTGCTCGTCCCCGCGCTTGAGAAGCTCGCCCTGATCGATCGGACCGACCTGCGGAACGCGCCCCCGGTTGATCTGGAGCTGGCCGACGGCTCGCGTTACGGCGAATCCGGGCGAATCGATTATGTGGACAACCGGGCGGATGCGGCCACCGGGACCGTGGCCATCCGGGCCGTTTTCCCCAATCCGCACGGTGCGCTCCTGCCCGGACTTTATGGCAAGGTGCTCATCCCCGAGACGGTCGAAGACGCCCTCCTTGTACCGGATTTATCAATACAGCGCGACATCGGGGGATCCTATGTCCTGGTCGTCGACCATCAAGGCACGGTGGAGGCGCGTTATGTCGAACTGGGCCCGAAGGTTGGATACGACCGCGTCATCAAATCGGGTCTGAACGGGGACGAGAGGGTGGTGGTCAACGGACTGCAGCGGGCCCGTCCCGGCATAACCGTGTCCGCCACGACCCGGGCACCGGATAGAGTGGAGAACTGA
- a CDS encoding multidrug efflux RND transporter permease subunit — MFTHFFIKRPIFAGVISLVILLVGGFSIFSLPIDRYPDIAPPTVVVNTVYPGADAQTVAQTVATPIEQEVNGVEGMIYMESVSANDGSMSLTVTFETGTDLDMANVLVQNRVSAATPKLPEEARRMGVKVEKQMSSANLFIAFSSPDGTRDDFFLSNYLNQSVKDEIARVNGVGKVSAFGVGEFSIRIWLDPQRMQAASVSTDEVMNAVREQNQQVAAGQIGEPPVPAGQAYQYVINVKGRLQDTDEFGRIVIRTGEDGQMIRLRDVATVQLGSDTYLFSARFNGRPCAALSVYQIPGANALAVADGVKAKLAELSEAFPAGITYDIAFDNTIVIEASLDEMLVTLMITLVLVVLTVFLFLQNFRATLIPAMTIPVSLIGTFAVLAALGFSLNQFTLFGLILVIGIVVDDAIVVVENCTTHLAKGAKDSKEAARRAMNEVTGPVIATTLVLLAVFVPTAFMGGITGILFQQFAVTIAVATVFSSINALTLSPALCGVLLRPSSGKPLPAWARGFNRMMDAGTGVLGAAVTTVLKRFSLGVVVFVALVIAAGWGFVRLPGGFVPQEDEGYCIVAVQLPDASSQERTRAFVEQVEAVVAKTEGVRYNLAITGYSLLDGAVVPNAGFCYVIFEDWSERGANASQSAIIANLNRELRKLQEGLSFAFASPSLPGLGLSGGFSAQLQQRGGGDLNNLQQVADEFVVDGNAQAGLTGLNTTFSARAPQLFVDIDRDQVLAKNIPMSSVFGAMQTFLGSAYINDVTLFNRVYKVKAQADPRFRGETDQILQYELKNRAGDMVPLGAVVKVDEILGPQVVKRFNLYPSAKIMGNAAPGYSSGQAMEIVEDMGRQKLPSSMGLAWTELSYQEAAASGGTTVIFLIAVVLVYLVLAAQYESWSIPISVCLAVPTALLGAVIGLVARGYANDVYAQVGIVLLIGLSTKSAILISEFAKAERESGMSTFEAALSAAKLRFRAVLMTALSFILGVIPLLIASGAGAESRKIIGTTVFAGMMVATVVSLVAVPMLYYVVQLLVEKMSGSSKATRPVAEEDSPVADNS; from the coding sequence ATGTTCACTCACTTCTTCATCAAGCGACCCATCTTCGCCGGCGTCATTTCGCTGGTGATTCTACTCGTCGGCGGTTTCTCCATTTTCTCGCTGCCGATCGACCGGTATCCGGACATTGCGCCGCCGACAGTGGTGGTCAATACGGTTTACCCCGGGGCGGACGCGCAGACGGTGGCGCAGACGGTGGCCACCCCGATCGAACAGGAGGTCAACGGGGTCGAGGGCATGATTTACATGGAAAGCGTCAGCGCGAATGACGGTTCCATGTCCCTTACCGTCACCTTCGAGACCGGAACGGACCTCGATATGGCCAATGTGCTCGTCCAGAACCGCGTCTCGGCGGCCACGCCCAAGTTGCCGGAGGAAGCCCGCCGTATGGGGGTGAAGGTCGAGAAGCAGATGTCCAGCGCCAATCTCTTCATTGCCTTCTCGAGTCCCGATGGCACGCGGGACGATTTCTTTCTCTCCAACTACCTGAATCAGTCGGTCAAGGACGAGATCGCCCGGGTCAATGGCGTGGGCAAGGTGTCGGCATTCGGAGTGGGCGAGTTTTCCATCCGCATCTGGCTGGACCCCCAGCGCATGCAGGCGGCTTCGGTCTCAACCGACGAAGTGATGAACGCCGTCCGGGAACAGAACCAGCAGGTCGCAGCCGGGCAGATCGGCGAACCACCGGTTCCCGCAGGTCAGGCCTACCAGTATGTGATCAACGTCAAGGGTCGCTTGCAGGATACCGACGAATTCGGACGGATCGTCATTCGCACCGGCGAAGACGGGCAAATGATCCGTCTGCGGGACGTTGCCACTGTCCAATTGGGTTCGGACACCTACCTGTTCTCGGCCAGATTCAACGGCCGGCCCTGCGCGGCCCTGTCCGTCTACCAGATACCCGGGGCCAATGCCCTTGCCGTGGCGGACGGCGTCAAGGCGAAGCTGGCCGAGTTGAGCGAGGCCTTCCCCGCCGGAATCACTTACGACATCGCATTCGACAACACCATCGTGATTGAGGCATCGCTGGACGAGATGCTGGTCACGTTGATGATCACCCTGGTTCTGGTCGTTCTCACGGTGTTCCTCTTCCTGCAGAATTTCCGGGCGACCTTGATCCCGGCCATGACCATTCCTGTCTCGCTCATTGGAACCTTCGCGGTTCTTGCGGCGCTCGGCTTTTCGCTCAATCAGTTCACTCTTTTCGGCCTGATTCTCGTCATCGGCATCGTGGTCGATGATGCCATCGTCGTGGTGGAGAACTGCACCACCCATCTGGCCAAGGGAGCCAAGGATTCCAAGGAAGCGGCACGGCGCGCCATGAATGAAGTGACCGGGCCTGTCATCGCCACGACCCTGGTGCTTCTGGCGGTCTTCGTTCCGACCGCCTTCATGGGTGGCATCACCGGTATCCTCTTTCAACAGTTTGCCGTGACGATCGCGGTGGCCACCGTCTTCAGTTCCATCAACGCGCTGACTCTCAGTCCGGCTCTTTGCGGCGTGCTTCTGCGTCCCTCGTCGGGCAAGCCACTTCCTGCCTGGGCCAGGGGATTCAACCGGATGATGGACGCGGGGACGGGAGTTCTCGGTGCGGCCGTCACCACGGTGCTCAAACGTTTTTCCCTTGGTGTCGTTGTCTTTGTTGCGCTGGTCATCGCGGCCGGCTGGGGGTTCGTGCGGCTTCCGGGCGGGTTTGTCCCGCAGGAGGACGAAGGCTACTGTATCGTGGCGGTTCAGTTGCCCGACGCTTCATCCCAGGAACGGACCCGTGCCTTTGTTGAGCAGGTCGAAGCGGTTGTGGCGAAGACCGAAGGGGTGCGTTACAATCTGGCGATCACCGGGTATTCGCTCCTCGATGGAGCCGTTGTTCCCAACGCGGGGTTCTGCTATGTCATCTTCGAGGATTGGAGCGAACGCGGGGCGAACGCCAGCCAGTCAGCCATCATTGCCAATCTGAACAGGGAACTCAGGAAACTACAGGAGGGGCTGTCCTTCGCCTTTGCCTCTCCGTCGCTGCCCGGCTTGGGCCTGTCCGGCGGTTTTTCCGCGCAACTCCAACAGCGTGGCGGCGGGGATCTCAACAACCTGCAACAGGTGGCCGACGAATTCGTCGTGGACGGCAATGCCCAGGCGGGATTGACCGGACTCAACACGACCTTCAGCGCACGGGCACCGCAGCTATTCGTCGATATAGACCGGGATCAGGTCCTGGCCAAGAACATCCCCATGTCGAGCGTCTTCGGGGCCATGCAGACATTTCTGGGATCGGCCTACATCAATGACGTCACCCTCTTCAACCGAGTCTACAAGGTCAAGGCACAGGCGGACCCTCGATTCCGTGGCGAAACCGACCAGATCCTCCAGTACGAACTGAAAAACAGGGCGGGTGACATGGTCCCGCTGGGTGCCGTGGTCAAGGTCGATGAGATCCTCGGCCCGCAGGTGGTCAAGCGATTCAACCTCTATCCCTCCGCCAAGATCATGGGCAACGCAGCGCCCGGCTACAGTTCGGGTCAGGCCATGGAGATCGTCGAGGACATGGGGCGTCAAAAGCTGCCCTCCAGCATGGGGCTGGCCTGGACGGAGCTGTCCTATCAGGAAGCGGCCGCCAGCGGCGGAACCACCGTGATTTTCCTCATCGCCGTGGTCTTGGTTTACCTGGTGCTGGCCGCTCAGTATGAAAGTTGGAGCATTCCCATCTCGGTCTGCCTGGCCGTGCCAACCGCCCTGTTGGGTGCGGTTATCGGACTGGTGGCGCGCGGCTACGCCAACGATGTTTACGCCCAGGTCGGCATTGTTCTTTTGATCGGGTTGTCGACCAAGAGCGCCATTCTCATCTCCGAATTCGCCAAGGCGGAGCGGGAATCCGGAATGTCGACCTTCGAGGCCGCACTGAGCGCGGCAAAGCTTCGTTTTCGGGCGGTCCTCATGACCGCGCTCTCCTTCATTCTTGGTGTCATCCCGTTGCTCATCGCTTCCGGTGCGGGCGCGGAGTCCCGCAAGATCATCGGAACGACCGTCTTTGCCGGCATGATGGTGGCTACCGTAGTCAGCCTGGTGGCGGTGCCCATGCTCTATTATGTGGTGCAGCTTCTGGTGGAGAAGATGTCGGGATCAAGCAAGGCGACGAGACCGGTGGCTGAAGAAGACTCCCCGGTGGCGGACAATTCCTGA
- a CDS encoding uroporphyrinogen decarboxylase family protein: MTSRERMLTALSNGRPDRLPCQVHGWMQYYLDTYLGGMDWWEANDRFGLDGAVYVSPTYVYEPHENWRIEHRDLGLDRDGNSCWEETIHTPDGDLHHAGASNPITPWTTEYLIKSPADFSIWEKHHPEPGGVDLSAVNAASERMGDRGIIRSHPYSPGQGSPWQSFCTLYGTEEAILLGMDEPDFLHHALESILERTLRVTRLWAGTRADMVELGGGAGSSTVISPNFFREFCLPYDQRQIKVFHEIGVKVVYHLCGGLMEMLDLVVETGADGLETMTPPSMGGNCDLRKASQQVGDRLFFIGGFDQNTGFEHGTPAVARRQVRELFEATRDHAGYICCPSDHFFHGAPANLQAFAEACAECVY; this comes from the coding sequence ATGACTTCCCGCGAACGCATGCTCACCGCTCTTTCCAACGGGCGTCCGGACCGGCTCCCCTGCCAGGTTCACGGCTGGATGCAGTATTACCTGGACACCTACCTGGGGGGGATGGACTGGTGGGAGGCCAATGACCGCTTCGGTCTGGATGGGGCCGTTTATGTGTCCCCCACCTATGTCTATGAACCGCATGAAAATTGGCGGATCGAGCACCGAGATCTCGGTTTGGATCGCGATGGCAATTCATGTTGGGAGGAGACCATCCATACGCCCGACGGCGACCTGCATCATGCCGGCGCAAGCAATCCGATCACCCCCTGGACGACCGAGTACCTGATCAAATCGCCCGCAGATTTCTCCATCTGGGAAAAGCACCATCCGGAACCCGGCGGAGTCGATCTATCCGCGGTCAATGCCGCCAGCGAGCGGATGGGGGATCGCGGCATTATTCGTTCCCATCCCTACAGCCCGGGGCAGGGCAGCCCGTGGCAGAGTTTTTGTACGCTCTACGGAACCGAAGAAGCCATCCTGCTGGGTATGGATGAACCCGATTTTCTCCATCATGCGCTGGAGTCGATCCTTGAGCGGACGCTGCGGGTGACGCGCCTGTGGGCGGGGACGCGTGCCGACATGGTCGAGTTGGGTGGCGGGGCCGGATCCAGCACGGTGATCAGCCCCAATTTCTTCAGGGAATTCTGCCTGCCCTACGACCAGAGACAGATCAAGGTATTCCATGAGATCGGGGTCAAGGTGGTCTACCATCTCTGCGGCGGCCTGATGGAGATGCTGGATCTGGTGGTGGAGACCGGGGCGGATGGACTGGAGACGATGACTCCGCCCTCGATGGGCGGAAACTGCGACTTGCGCAAAGCCTCTCAGCAGGTGGGCGACAGACTGTTTTTCATCGGCGGTTTCGACCAGAATACCGGTTTCGAACACGGAACTCCGGCGGTGGCCCGGCGGCAGGTCAGGGAACTCTTCGAGGCCACCCGGGATCACGCCGGCTATATCTGCTGTCCCTCCGATCATTTCTTTCACGGTGCCCCCGCGAATCTTCAGGCTTTCGCCGAGGCCTGCGCCGAATGTGTTTACTGA
- a CDS encoding uroporphyrinogen decarboxylase family protein, whose protein sequence is MTRKLKWTRHEDLAINRRPCVGRQEYLDHMTFVSNKRPLFTEPFGPLIGLKEEWEEQGATPEELDFSAFAYRCEKQVFLPHMTGRMGGHPVEVLEDNDEYRLYRDDLGRTMQLPKATATLALPLDFPVKTMDDWLRIKPWYQFSEDRMQTNWEAVARAARAEDAVVSAGIPGGFDEIRELMGEEELCLAYYEQPELIHDILDTIGDCARRVLDRISSKVTIDVLHVHEDMAGKSGPLAGPVQVREFILPYYRRIWSMLSERGTRLFDQDSDGDMNPVIEVFLEAGVNCMHPMEPAANMDIVKVREKFGNRLSFYGGLDKHVIRKGHAAIDAELNYKLPPMIRSGGCVLGLDHRIPNGTPLEAYRYYLKRAWEILESAIP, encoded by the coding sequence ATGACCCGCAAACTGAAATGGACGCGCCACGAAGACCTGGCGATCAACCGCCGGCCCTGTGTCGGACGGCAGGAATACCTCGATCACATGACCTTTGTGTCGAACAAGCGTCCGCTCTTCACCGAGCCCTTCGGCCCCCTCATCGGTCTGAAGGAAGAGTGGGAGGAACAGGGGGCGACGCCGGAGGAACTCGACTTTTCCGCCTTTGCCTATCGCTGTGAGAAGCAGGTCTTTCTCCCCCACATGACCGGGCGCATGGGCGGACATCCGGTCGAAGTACTTGAGGACAATGACGAGTATCGACTTTATCGCGACGACCTGGGCCGGACCATGCAATTGCCGAAAGCCACGGCCACTCTGGCGCTGCCGTTGGATTTCCCGGTCAAGACGATGGACGACTGGCTCAGGATCAAACCCTGGTATCAGTTTTCTGAAGACCGCATGCAGACAAACTGGGAGGCGGTGGCCCGGGCCGCCCGGGCGGAGGATGCCGTGGTCTCGGCGGGCATCCCGGGAGGGTTTGACGAGATCCGGGAGCTGATGGGCGAAGAGGAACTCTGCCTGGCCTATTACGAGCAGCCCGAGCTGATCCATGACATCCTGGATACAATCGGGGATTGTGCCCGGCGGGTCCTCGACCGGATCTCTTCGAAGGTGACCATCGACGTGCTTCATGTGCACGAGGATATGGCGGGAAAATCCGGTCCGTTGGCCGGGCCGGTTCAGGTGAGGGAATTCATCCTGCCCTATTACCGCAGGATCTGGAGCATGCTCAGCGAGCGCGGAACCCGTCTCTTCGATCAAGACAGCGACGGCGACATGAATCCGGTCATCGAGGTCTTCCTGGAGGCCGGGGTGAACTGCATGCACCCGATGGAACCGGCGGCGAACATGGACATCGTGAAAGTCCGGGAGAAATTCGGCAACCGCCTGTCATTCTACGGAGGGCTGGACAAGCATGTCATCCGCAAGGGCCATGCAGCCATTGACGCCGAGCTCAACTACAAGCTTCCCCCGATGATCCGGTCGGGTGGGTGCGTGCTGGGTCTCGATCACCGGATACCGAACGGGACGCCGCTGGAAGCCTATCGCTACTACCTGAAGCGGGCTTGGGAGATCCTCGAATCCGCGATTCCTTGA
- a CDS encoding pyridoxal-dependent decarboxylase, producing the protein MNDLFRMTAEMATGYMESLTSRPVAPSEQAVAATTAFDGPLPEDGTDPEEVIRTLHALGTPATIAMAGPRFFGFVIGGALPVSVAANWLATAWDQNTGSYLTAATSVPEQVALKWLLELLHLPMESAVGFVTGATVANFTALAAARHSVLKRAGWNVEEEGLCGAPEIKVVVGREFHPSVMKSLTMLGFGRNRLIRCPVDGQGRMIPDRLPNLDGPAIVCTQAGNINTGAFDPIGEIADRVHRSGGWVHVDGAFGLWAAATPTRSHLTAGMERADSWATDGHKWLNLPFDSGFAFVRDAEAMGTALAITAEYLPPPGEKRFPANFTPELSRRARGVDAWAAIRHLGRKGVAEMIERCCRHATRFAEGLSEAGFEILNDVVLNQVLVSFGSPERTDRIIERIQKDGTCWCGGTDWQGRHAMRISICSWMTTDADVEMSLEAMIRAADSEPERP; encoded by the coding sequence ATGAACGACCTCTTTAGAATGACGGCCGAGATGGCCACCGGCTATATGGAATCACTCACCAGCCGGCCGGTGGCACCCTCCGAGCAGGCCGTCGCCGCGACAACGGCTTTCGACGGACCTCTGCCGGAGGACGGCACCGATCCGGAGGAAGTCATCCGGACATTGCACGCCCTGGGAACACCGGCCACCATTGCCATGGCGGGTCCGCGGTTCTTCGGATTTGTGATTGGAGGAGCCCTGCCGGTCTCGGTGGCCGCCAACTGGCTGGCCACCGCCTGGGATCAGAATACCGGCAGTTACCTGACGGCCGCGACGTCGGTTCCCGAGCAGGTGGCGCTCAAGTGGCTGCTTGAACTCCTGCATCTGCCCATGGAGTCTGCCGTTGGTTTCGTCACGGGCGCGACCGTGGCAAACTTCACCGCATTGGCCGCGGCCCGACATTCCGTACTGAAACGGGCGGGCTGGAACGTGGAGGAGGAAGGACTCTGTGGTGCTCCGGAGATCAAGGTGGTGGTGGGCAGGGAATTCCATCCATCCGTGATGAAGTCGCTCACCATGCTGGGTTTCGGGCGCAATCGCCTGATCCGCTGCCCGGTCGACGGTCAGGGCCGGATGATTCCCGACCGGTTGCCCAACCTGGACGGCCCGGCCATTGTCTGCACTCAGGCCGGCAATATCAACACGGGGGCCTTTGATCCGATCGGCGAGATTGCCGATCGCGTCCACCGGTCGGGCGGCTGGGTGCATGTGGACGGAGCCTTCGGCCTCTGGGCGGCGGCCACCCCGACGCGAAGCCACCTGACCGCAGGCATGGAGAGGGCGGACTCCTGGGCGACCGACGGCCACAAGTGGCTGAATCTTCCCTTCGACAGCGGATTCGCCTTCGTCCGGGACGCCGAGGCGATGGGGACAGCCCTCGCCATCACGGCCGAATACCTTCCTCCGCCCGGCGAGAAGCGGTTTCCCGCCAACTTCACTCCCGAACTCTCGAGACGGGCCCGCGGGGTCGATGCCTGGGCGGCCATCCGCCACCTGGGCCGCAAAGGAGTGGCTGAGATGATCGAGCGTTGCTGCCGTCATGCCACTCGGTTTGCCGAAGGTCTGTCCGAGGCCGGTTTCGAGATACTCAACGACGTCGTCCTGAACCAGGTGCTGGTTTCTTTCGGAAGCCCGGAACGGACCGACCGGATCATCGAGCGTATCCAGAAGGACGGCACCTGCTGGTGCGGCGGAACGGATTGGCAGGGACGGCATGCCATGCGCATCAGCATCTGCTCCTGGATGACCACGGACGCGGACGTCGAGATGAGTCTGGAGGCGATGATCCGGGCCGCAGACTCCGAGCCGGAACGACCGTGA